ACGCCTGGCGAAGCTGGCGCAGGTGCGGAGCTACGGAGAAGGGCGGACGATCTTCGCCGAAGGCGATCCGTCGAGCCACTTCATCACCATCGTCCAGGGCCACGTCAAGGTCGTCAAGAACACCGCCGCCGGCAAGGAGGTCATCCTCGAGCTCTTCGGCGCTGGCGAGCCGCTCGGCGTGCTCGCCGCCTACGAGGGTCACCCGTTCCCGGCCACCGCGGTCGCCACCGAGCCGACGACCTGCCTGCTGCTGCCGCGCGACGCCTTCTACGCGCTTCTCGAGGAGCATCCGTCGATGGTGCGCGGTCTGCTGGCCGGCCTCACCTTGCGGCAGATCCAGCTCACCAATCGTCTCGCCGAGCTCGGCAGCGGACGTGTCGAGTCGCGACTGGCGCGCCTGCTGTTGAAGCTCGCCGGGGAGGTCGGCACTCCGACGGCCGGGGGGACGTTCATTCCCTTGCGCTTGAAGCGTCAGGAGTTGGCCGACTTCGTCGGCACGACGGTGGAGACCGCCATCCGCATCATGAGCCGCTGGAGCAAGGGCGGCATCGTCCGGACGCGGCGCGACGGCTTCCTCCTCGTCGACCGGCCGGCGCTCGAAGCGATCGGCGCGGGCGAGAGCTGAGCCCAGAAAAACGACGAGGCCGGCGATCTCGCCGGCCTCGTTCCCGCACCCGCGTCGGAACGCGGTTACTTCTTGGCGCCGACCTCGAGATTGATCTCGACCTTGACGTCGTCGCCGAGGAGGAAGCCGCCCTGGTCGAGCGTCTTGTTCCAGCTCACACCGAAGTCCTTGCGATTGAGGCTGGTCGTGGTCGAGAAACCGGCCTTGGTGTTGCCCCACGGATCCTTGACCTCGCCGAGGTAGGTCACCGGCAGGGTGATCTCCTTGGCGACGCCGCGCATGGTGAGCGTGCCGGTCACCTGGTAGGCGTTGTCGCCGGTCTTCTTGATCGCGCTCGACTTGAAGGTCAGCGTCGGGAACTTCTCGACATCGAAGAAGTCGGCCGAGCGCAGGTGGTTGTCCCGCTGCTCGTTGCCGGTGTCGATACTCTTGGCCTGGATGGTGAATTCCACCGACGACTTGGTCGGATCGGCGTCCATGACGATGGTGCCGTCGAAGTCGCTGAAGGCGCCGCGAACGTTGCCCACCAGATGGCGGATGCTGAAGTCGACGTTCGAGTGCCCCTTGTCGATACCGTAGGTCGTGGCGGCGGCCGGTCGGGCGGCGAGGGCGGCGAGGGCGAGGATGGTGGCGGCGGCGATGCGATGAGCTCTCATGACGAGGTTCTCCTCTCGGGGTTTGGATTCGGGGCGGTGGCCCCGGGTGTCGGCGTGTCGGCGGGCGCGGTGCCGCGGCGGTGTCCGCGCACGGCATCGAGAAGGTCCACGAGTTGCGTTCGTTCGGCGGCGGAGAGCGCGGCGACGCACTGCTCGTCGACCCGAGCGACCGGCGCGTCGAGGGCGGCGAGCAGGTCGAGGCCGGCGCTCGAGATGCGGCAGAGCACCTGGCGGCGGTCCTCCCGGCAGCGCCAGCGCTCGACCCACCCTTTGGCCTCGAGCCGATCGAGCAGGCGGGTGATTCCCGGCGCCTGCTCGATCATCCGCTGCGCGATCTCGAGGGTCGGCAGGCCGGCCTCCCCGGCGCCGCGCAGGATCCGCAGCACGTTGTACTGCTGACCTGTCACGCCGTGCGGCTCGAGCGTCGCGGCGAGCTGGCGCCGGAGATGGTCGGCGGTGCGCAGCAGGCCGACGGCCGCCGCGTGGCCCACCGAACGGAAGGGGCGGTTCTGTCGGATCTCCTGCTGCAAAGGGGTCGGTGACCTTTCCACGGGAAGAAGATTATCGGACAATAAATGATTAGTCAAGCATCTTGGCAAGAAAGCCTTCAAGAGCCTTTTTTCTGAGCACTTATGCTGCCGCGACCGCGGCGCGCAACTCGCGGGCGCGAGCCTCGACCCGGTCGAAGCGGCCGGTTGCCAGTTCCTTTGCGTCGAAGAGCGGCGAGGTGAAGCCGACGGCGAAGGCTCCGGCCCGCAGGTAGGCGGCGCAGTTGTCGCGGTCGGCGCCGTTCGTCGGCACCAGTCGCAGGAACGGCAGCGGTGCGAGGCAGGCGCTGACGTAGGCCGGACCGGTCCCGGGAGCCGGGAAGAGCTTCTGCAGCGGTGCACCGGCGCGATAGGCGGTGAGCATCTCGGTGGGCGTCTGCGTCCCCGGCATCGCCGCGAGGCCACGCTCGACCGCTGAGCGCACGACCGCCGGGTCGACCACCGGCGAGACGACGAAGCGTGCGCCGGCGCCCGCGGCCTCGGCGACCTCGGCGACCGTCAGCACGGTGCCGACTCCGACGACGAGCCCGGGACGCTGCGAGAAACGGCGCACGAGGTCGAACGCGCCGGGGATGCCGAGCGTGAACTCGAGGATCCGGAAACCGCCGCGGACGGCGGCTTCCATCGCCTCGGCGGCGACGTCGCGATCGCCGGTGCGGAGGATGGCCACCGAACGTTCGACGGCGAGGTCGGCGAGAAAGTCGTCTGGGTTCACGGTGCGCTCCCGTCGGTCGGTCCGCCGGCGATCATAGCGATCCGGGAGCTCGCACGGCAGCGAGCTCCCGGATCGTCGCGGCGGGCTCAGCCCCGCTGTCGCGCCAGGACCCAGGCCGCTCCGGCGAGCAGGAGCATTCCCAGCAGCAGGCGCCCGGCGCCGCCGAGTGTCGGGACTTCGATGACGGAGAGCGACTCGAAGACGGTGGGATCGCTCGTCCCACCCACGGTCGGGTCGTCGGAAGGTGCCGTGCTGTCGTTGGCCCCGTCGCCGGTCGCGTCGAAGGAGACCTGTCCCTGGTTGGCGATCGTCTGGTGCGAGGCCACGGCAACGGCCGCATCGATGGTGATCGCCACCGACCCACCCGCCGGAATCTTGCCGTTCCAGTGGACCGTGCCGCCGCCGGTCGATGCCGTGCCGGCGGATGCGTTGGCGGCGAGCAGGTCGAGGGTCCCCGGCAGGGTGTCGACGAACTCGTCGCCGGGGTTGTCGAACTGCGCCCCGGGTCCGGCGTTGCTCATCGTGACGAGGTAGCGGACCGCCGCGTACTGCGCATAGGGACCCGAGCTGGTCAGCTCCTTGGTCGCCGAAAGCACGGCGGGTGAGATCACGGTGGTGGTGACGTTGCGGACGTTGTCGGCCGGTGTCGGGTCGGTCGTCGACGCGGCCAGCGTGGCCGTGTTGGAGACGGTGGTGATGGCATCCGGTGCGCGCACCGTCAGCGTGATCGGCGAGGCGGCGGTGTTGCTGGCCAGGGCGCCGAGCGAGCAGCTCACCAGGCCGTTGGCGCCGACCGCCGGTGTGTTGCAGCTCCAACCCGGCGCGGCGATCGACACGAAGGTCACGCCGGGCGGCAGCGGATCGGCCAGGGTGACGCCCGCGGCGAGCGTCGGGCCGAGGTTGTTCGCCGACAGGGTGTAAGCGTAGGTCTGCAACGCGATCACCGGATCGGGAGCGTCGGTCAGCGTGAGCTGCAGGTCGGGAGCGGCCCCGATGCGGTCGACGCCGACGAAGGTGTTGATCCCTCCCGGCGCCGTGACGCCGGCCGGTGGCGTCGCGGATGCCCAGGTCACGAAGACGTAGCCGCCGCCGCAGGCGATGCCGGTGTAGTCGCCGTACTTGGGGCAGCCGCGGCGAATGCTGCACGACTCTCCGGAGGGACAGGCCGGGCCGGTGGTGAAGTCGCAACGCTGGTTGGTCGAGCTGACGCCCGAGCCGTCCTGGCAGATCCCGGCGAGCTGCGGCTGGATCGAACAGCTCTCCGCGTCGCTCTGTTGGTCGGTGGCGCAGGGCCAGCCGGCTCCGCACGAGGCGTCGCCGACCCCGGAGACGTTGACCTCCGCTCCGGCGACGAGGTTGCCGCCGATCACCGAGGCGCTGCCGCGGAAGTAGGCGGTGAGGTCGTTGTTGGCGACCGTCGCGCTCCGCCGGTCGTACCAGCCGACGTGCGCCGTGCCGTTCATCGCGCAGAGCCAGGGCATGAACCGCGGCGCGTTGGATGCGGCGTTGACAGCGACCGAGCGCGGCCAGGTGGCGCCGCCGTCGGTCGAGTCCAGCACCAGCACGTCCTCGCCGGAGCCGTCGTTCTCGGCGAAGGCGAGATAGAGGTGGGAGGGGTTGGTGTCGTCGGCCGCGAGCGTATAGCTGGCGAGCGTGTTGCGGCGGTTGCAGCGGTCGAGGCCGGGGACGGGGCAGGCGACGCCGTCGTAGTTGGCGAAGACCGTCACCGGAAAGCCGGCCTGCGGCACGAGGCCGCTGGCGCACGAGCTGTACTTGTGCAGGCGGATGTCGCCGGAGCCGTTGGGGTCGTCGGCGTAGACGACGTAGACGAATCCGTCCCCGCCCACCGCCACGCGCGCCCACTTTCCGGCGGCGTCGACGGTGGCCGGTGCGGTCCAGTTGAGGCCGCCGTCCTGCGAGCAGACGATCGTCGGCAACTCGCCGCTGGTGAAGTTGCGCCAGACGGAATAGACCTGGTCGCCGCCCGGTGCGGCGTTCCACCGGTCGGCGGCGAGGTGCTCCTGATCGGGGAAGCAGGCGCCGCCGCCGGACGTCGGGCAGGTGACGGCGTTGGCGCGAAAAGGGAACGACTGGCCATTGTCGGTGGAGCGGGCGATCCCGGTGGCGCAGCCGAAATTGCCGCAGCCGGCCGTGTTGTTGATGCCGGCGAGGTAGAAAGCGCCGCTCTGGCCGAGCGCGAGCGACGGGTCGCCGAAGTTCGAGAACGGCATGGAATTCGAGACGGTGAAGCTCTGCCCGCCGTCGTGCGAGGTGCGCAGGTTGTTCTGCGAGGCGACGACGACGTGGACGCCGTCGGCCGAGGCGACGATCTCCGTTTCGGCGCCGCCTTGGGCGTAGACGTTGGTGCCCAGGTCCGACGACGCCTGCTGCGGGGCCGCCGAGGCGGCGAAGCCGGCGGGTCGCGGTCCGTCGTCGACCGGCGCGCGGCGCAGACGCTCGAGAGCGGCCGCTGTGGCGTCACCGGATCCCGGCGCGGCGAAGCGCAGGCCGGCGGCGATCGCCTGGGCATCGGCGAGCCGCTCCGCGTCGCCCCGCGGGAGGGTGATCTCGAGATGGACGATCCGCGCGCCGACGGCCACGGCGACGCTCACGAAGGTGGCTGGCACCTCGCGGACGCGCTCGAGGCGAGGCTTCGGCGAGAGCGTGCCGTCGGTCGTCCGCTGCATCGCGGGCCAGCCGCCGACGCTGCTCCAGACGACCTCGCCGCGGCCGCTCCCGGCCAGGGCGAGAAGGCGGCTCTCGGCGTCGGCGGCATCGCGCCGGACTTCGACCATCGCCACGGCACGCGCGGTCCAGGTGTCGAGCCCCGGAGTGTCCCAGGCGGAGCGGTATTCGGAGGCTCGCTGCTCGGGCAGCCCGAGGAGCTCGACCGCGTTGGAGTAGAAGCGGGGGGCGACGCTCCAGCCTGCCGGGACGAGGAGGTCGATTCCCGGAGCGAGCTCGACCGGCGGTGCGGCGGCGCGTGTCGATCCGGCGGCGAGGAGCCAAGCAGCGAGACCAAGCAAGACCCTGCGAGCACCCGGCATGAGGTGTTCCTCCCTCGACGTTGAGCCGGACCTCGAGGGACTGGTGCGCGTGGTCGCCGACGCGAGTCACCCTGGCCGGCTGGATGAGCCGTTCATCGGAACTCACGTCATTTCGCGGGAGGGGAGGACTCAGGACGGCAGCGACCGCCGATGCGGTGCCGCCGTCCCGAGGACGAACGAGGCCGCTACGGGTTGGCCGGCGGACTCGCCTCGACGGCGAGACCGGCACTCTTCCATGCGGCGAGCCCGCCGCGGAGGGCGGCGACACGCGGGAAACCCTGGTCGAGCAGCAGGAGCGCCACCCGGGCGCTCGAGTTCTCGGCGGGTCAAGTGCAGTAGGTAATGATGAGCTTCGACTTCGGAAGCTCGGGGCCGGCCTTCCCGCTGTTGTACCGATAGTAGGAGAGGGCTCCCTTGGCGTGCTCCTGGTCGTAGACCCCGGGGTCGCGCACGTCGACGAGGACCGCATCGCCGGAAGCGAGCGCCTGCTTGACCTGGTCGGTCGAGAGCCGTTCGATGTCGTCCGGGCTCTTCGGTCGCGGGCGAGGTGCATCCTGGGCCAGCGCGACAGTCGCCCCCAAGAGCGACAGCATCGCGGCAACGGCAAACCTTCGCGTCATCGACACCTCCGTGGGGACGGTGGAGTCGGCGGGGGCCGGTCCGTCCCGTTCTGAGCGGCGATCCTAGCCGGTCGCCGAGGCGGACGCGAATCGCTCTCGCCGAGCGTGCGGCTCAGCCGGCCGCCGCCGCCGACTCGGCCAGGCGCCGGCTGAGCTCGTCGGCTCGCGGGCAGTCGCAGAAGCCGCGGGCGAAGTCGAGGAAGGCCTCGACATCGGCGAAGGTGCTGGCGAGTCCGAGCGAAACGCGGACCGCGCCGGTCGACTTGTCGTCGATGCAGCGCCGGAACTCCTCGTAGGTCATCGCCTGGTGGGTGCGACGGAAGCAGCTGACGATCTCGCCCTTCGACAGTCCCAGTGCCAGCTCGCCGGCGCCGGGGTTGCAGAAGCAGCCGGTGCGCAGCGAGATCCGGCGCCGGTTCGCCTCCTCCTCGATCAGCGCGTGATCGATGAAGTGCCCTGCCGGGTCGTAGAAGTTCATCGTCACCGTGCCGCCGCGGCGCTCGGTGGTCGTCGGCCCGTAGAGATGGACGAGCGGCTCGCCATTGCGGTGGCGAAGGGCGACAAGCTCCTCGATCAGCCAGCCGGTGAGGCAGGCGACGCGCTGGTGGATCCGTTCGACCCCGACCTGTTCGAGCAGCTCGAGCCCGTGCTCGACGGCTGGCAGGATGGCGTAGTTGAGCGTGCCGTCCTCGAACGCCGCCTCGCCGGTCGCCGGAGTGAAGCGGTCGGCCTGCACCGACACGACGGTGATCGTGCCGCCGGCGAACCAGGGACGGTGAAGCTTGGCAAGCGCTTCGCGGCGAGCGATCAGGGCGCCGACACCGGTCGGATAGCCGAACATCTTGTAGAACGACATGGCGACGAAGTCGGGCTTGATCGCGGTCAGATCGAGCCGGTTGCTCGGCACGAACGCTGCGGCGTCGAGCAGCACGTCCCACCCCAGGCTCTTGGCGAGCCCGACCCACTCGAGAGGATGCTGCACGCCGGAGAAGTTGCTCTGCGCCGGGAAGGCGAAGAGGTGATGTCGGCCCGTGCGGTGGCGTTCGAGCGCGTCGGCGACCGCGGCGTCGTCGGCGCGCAGATCGGGAGGCAGCACCGGGATGTAGGTGGTGTGGGCTCCGCGGGCGCGGTCGAACTCCCGGATGCCGTTGACCGAGTTGTGGTTGTCGAAGGTCAGCAGGAAGCGGTCGCCGGGCTGGAACGGGTAGGACTCGCCGACCAGCTTGAGCGCGTGGCTGGCGTTGGCGGTGAACACCACCGCGTACTCCTCTTCGGGTGCGTTGAAAAAGCGCAGGATGCGGGCCCGGCAGCTCTCGATCAGCATGGTCGCCGCGGCGGACGTCGGGTTCGACGAGTGCGGGTTGCCGAGCACCTGCGTGAGGAGCAGCTCCATGTGCCGGCGGATCTGCGAGTCGGCGTAGAGGCCGCCTCCGGTGTAGTCGAGATAGACGTGCTGCTCGCGGTCGAGGCGCGAGTACTCGCGCCGGCGCAGCTCGTCGAGCGGAGAGGTGTCGCGGTAGCGGGGATGGCGCCGGTCGAATTCGGCGAGTCGGCGGCTGGAGTCGGAGGTCATGGCGAAGCTCCCGAAGGAGCGAACGCTATCCGGCAGCGACGCGAAGCGACAGACCCATTCGGGTGGGGGAAGGGCCCGGTGACCCCGGCGGAGTTATCATGATCCGGAAAATCCGCTTGGACGAGGCATCGAGTCGGGGGGCCCGAAGTGCCGCCGAAACAGGGTCCAGAAGGCCACCAGCCGTCCGCCGCACGCGGGGTCCGGAGCCGTCGTCCCGCCGTCGAGCTGCAGCTCGCGACGCTGCTCGCGAACCTGCCCGGGATGGCCTATCGCTGCCGCAACGACGCGGGCTGGACGATGGAGGTGGTGAGCGAGGGCGTGGCTGCGCTCACCGGCTACCCGGCCGAGTCGTTGGTCGAGAACCGCCTGCTCAGCTACGAGGAGCTGATCCACCCCGCGGACCGGGACGAGGTCCGGGCGGCCGTGGATGAGGCGTTGGCCGCCGGGAGACCGTTCGAGATGACCTATCGCATCCGGCGGAGCGACGGGTGCGAGCGGCGGGTCTGGGAGCGCGGCCGGGGAATCGCCGGGGCGAACGGCGAGGTGGCCTGGCTCGAAGGGTTCATCACCGACATCACCGAACGAGCCCAGGCGGAGGCCCTGCTGCGCACCTCGGAGGCTCGCTGGCGTGCGCTCGTCACCCACTCGCCGGCGATCATCGTCGTGCTCCAGCGCGACGGCACGATCGAGTGGATGAACCGGACGCCGACGGACGAGCCCGGCTCGGAGGTGATCGGCACCTGCCTGCTCGACTACCTGAGCGAAGGTCACAAGCTCCGCTGGAGCGATGCGCTCGACCGCGTGTGGGTCGAGCGACGGACCGATCGCTTCGACTCGATCGTCGTGCTGCCCTCGGGAGAGGAGGTCTGTTTCGAGAACCTCGTGGCGCCGGTGCTGGCGAACGGCGAGGTCGTCGCCGCCATCTGCGTCGCCATCGACGTGTCGCTGCGCCGCGAGGCCGAGCTCCGCCAGCGGCTCGGCGCCGCGGTCTTCGAAACCGCGGCGGAGGGGATCGTGATCACGGATCGTGCCGGCTCGATCGTCTCGGTCAATGCGGGATTCGAGGAGATCACCGGGTACACGGCGGCCGAGGTGCTCGGCGGGAATCCGCGAATCATCGCCTCGGGCCGGCACGACGAGGCGTTCTACGCGGCGATGTGGCAGGCGTTGGCAGCCGACGGCGCCTGGGCCGGCGAGATCTGGAATCGGCGCAAGAGCGGGCAGGTCTATCCCGAGTGGCTGTCGATCCGAGCCATCCGCGACGCCGGTGGTGAGCTGACCCACTACGTCGGGATCTTCTCCGACATCAGCGAGCGCAAGCAGAGCGAGGAACGGATCCGCTTCCTCGCGCACCACGATCCGCTCACCGAGCTCCCGAACCGGCTCTTGCTCGCCGACCGGGTCAAGCAGGCGGCCCGCCTCTCCGAGCGCGCCGGTCGCAAGGTCGGCCTGGTGTTGCTCGACCTGGATCGCTTCAAGGCGATCAACGATCGCTGTGGCCACGCCGTGGGCGATCACGTGCTCCAGGCGGTGGCGCGTCGTCTGGCCGGCACGCTGCGCGACGGCGACACGGTCTCGCGCTTCGGCGGAGACGAGTTCGTCCTCGTGCTCCCTGGGCTGCGCCACCCGGAGGATGCCGGGAGGATCGCCGGCAAGTGCCTCGAGTCGCTTTCGGTGCCGATCGTCGCCTCGGGCGCCACCTTCGAGCTCGGAGCCAGCCTCGGAATCGCCATCCTGCCGGATGACGGGCGGGGCCTGGAGGAGCTCCTGCGTCGCGCCGACACGGCGATGTACCTCGCCAAGCAATCGGGTGGCGGCTGCTTCCGTTTCTTCGGTGCCGATCTCAACCTGCGGACCTTCGAGGTCCTGAGCCTCGAGACGCGCTTGCGCCGGGGGATCGAAGAGCACGAGCTCGAAGCACGCTTCGCGCCCCGCTTGACTCTGGCGGGACACGATCTGACCGGCCTCGTGCTGCAGCCGGTCTGGCGGCATCCCGAGCTCGGCTGTCTGACGGCCGAAACGTTCATGCCGCTCGCCGAGCGCCGCGGGCTCGTGGCGCCGCTCGCGGCCTGGATGATGGAGTCGGCCGCTCTCGCCCGAGATGTCGTCGCCACCTGGAGCGGCGAGCCCGCTCCGTTGGTGTCCGTGGCCCTGCCGCGGCAGGCGCTCGAGATGGAGGAGATCCGGCTCGCCCTGGTGGCGAGCGAGCCAGCCAGGCGCGGCGGCATCGAGCTCGTCCTGCCGGCGGATCTGCTCGTCGGAGACCCGGCTTACCAGGTCCAGACCGGCCAGTTCCGCCGCGCAGGGTTTCGCATCGCCGCCGGCGAGCTGGGGCGCGCGCCGGTCTGCATCGAGTCCCTCGTGCACCTGTCGCCGAGCCGCCTGATCCTGGCCCCCGAGCGGCGCCTCGAGGTCGAGGGGGGGCGGCCTCTGGTTTCCTATCTCCGCGCCATGACCGGTCTGGCGGGTGGTCTCGGCGTGCCGCTTGCCGCCGCCGCGGTCTTCCGGAGCGATCTGCTGTCGACGCTGCTGGCCGGAGGCGTCGCGGAGGCGCACGGCGATGCGTTGGCACCGGCGGTGGGCCTCGACGAGTTGGGGGAGAAACGTTGGGTCCGCGACGGCGATCGCGAACACGGTCGAAGTGCGCGTCAGCTGTCGTAGGAGCCAAGAGCTCGCCGAATGCCGAGGGGGTCGCAGCGCTTCGAGGCCGCAATAGAGATTTGACGACCACAAGGTCTCATGGTCTTATATGTCCAGCCGCAGATGACCAAGGAGGGCCTTTCCATGACTGCATCGAGTTGGCAGGGACGGACGGCGTGGGTCGTCGCCGTCGGATTGTTGGTCGGCGTCGCGCAGGTGGCCGCGACCGCTCCCAGCCCGGCGGGAGTCGAGCGCTCCCGTGACTGCATCGCCTGCCACGAGGACGGCAGCCCGGGGATCGTCGGGCACTGGCAGGGCAGCGCTCACGCCAAGGCAGGAGTCGCCTGCTTCGACTGCCATCAGGCTGCGCCGGGGGATCCCGATGCTTTCGAGCACCACGACGCCACGATCGCCGTGGTGGTCACGCCGCGCGACTGTGCGCGCTGCCACGACAAGGAGGACGTCGAGTTCGAGGGAAGCCACCACGCCAAGGCCGGCAACATTCTCGCCTCGCTCGACAATTACCTGGCCGAGATCGTCGAGGGTTCCCGCGTCCCGTTCAATCCGCACTCGCCGACGCCAGGTCGCGACCTCTCGCCCTCCGTCAACGGGCTCGCCTCGGCCCAGTCCGGGTGCCAACAGTGTCACGGGGCGAAGGTGGCGATCCAGGCCAAGGACGGCGGACTGCTCACCGTCGACGACTTCAAGCCTGGGAAGGACGGCGCACCGACGAACCTCGCCGCCATCGCGCGGATCGCCCGCGACGCGAACGGTCGGCCGCTGCTCTCCACCGGCAGCTGGCCGAACACGGGGATCGGTCGCCTCAACCTGGACGGCTCGCTCGGCTCCTGCGCGGCCTGTCACAGCCGCCACGACTTCTCGGCCCGCCGGGCCCGTCAGCCGGAGAACTGCGGCAAGTGCCATCTCGGGCCGGATCACCCGCAGAAGGAGATCTACGAGGAATCGAAGCACGGTGTGGCCTTTCGTGACCTCAAGGACAGCCTCAAGCTCGACGGCAAGACCTGGGTCCTCGGAAAGGACTACACCGCCGCGCCGACCTGCGCGACCTGCCACATGTCGGCCAATGCCAGCGGTCTCGCGGTGACGCACGACCCGGGAGAGCGGATCTCCTGGACGAATCGACCGCCGATCTCGCAGGCGATGGACACCGATGCGGCGCACCGGGTCGTCACCGAGACCGATCCGGCCAAGCGGGCTGCCGTCGTCCGAGACACTGCCGGCGCCAAGCGCGATCGGATGAAGCTCGTCTGCACGACCTGTCACGCCCCGAGCTACGTCGACTCGTTCTACCGGCAGTACGACGACCTCGTCGTGCTCTACAACGAGAAGTTCGCCAAGCCGGGCAAGGCGATCATGGACGAGCTCGGCAAGCAGGGGCTGATCACCAAGAAGCAATTCGACGAACGCATCGAATGGGACTGGTACTTCCTCTGGCACCACGAAGGCCGGCGGGCACGGCACGGCGCCTCGATGATGGCGCCCGACTACACGCACTGGCACGGGATGTACGAGGTGGCCGATCGCTTCTACCAGTCGCTGATTCCGGAAGCGCGGGAGATCGCCCGCGAGGCGGCCGAGCACGGGAAGACGGCGGAGGCCGCCGCCGTCCAAGCGGTGATCGACGCGATCCTGGCGCGGCCGGAGCACGCCTGGAGCAACCCCGAGCCGGCACCGGCGGCGCCGAAGCCCTGAGGGCGGACCCGGGAAGGGCGCCCGTTCCACCGCGGTGGGGCGGGCGCCTAGCCGCGGCGCAGCTCGCGGCCGGCGGCCTTGATCTCGCCGAGGATCGCGGCGAGGTCGGCGTCCTCGAGGTCGGGATTCACGCACACCAGCCGGATCGCCCTCGTTCCGCGCACGACACCGTGGCCGATCTTCAGACGTCCGTCGCGGTCGAGGCGATCGCAGACCGCGTCGCTCGGCGCGCCGCGGACCACGAAGCAGACGTTGATCGACGGCGGCTCCTCGACCAGCTCGAGCTCCGGATCGGCGGCGATCCGCTCGGCAGCGCGGCGGGCCAGCCCGAGCTGGCGGGCGAGGCGCTGGTCCCATCCGCGGTCGCCGAGCCGCAGCCAGGCGGCCCAGAGCTTGAGGGCGTCGTTGCGCCGTCCGCACTGGATCGACCGGTGGCCGGGATTGAGCGCCTCCTCGTCCGCCTGAAACAGGTAGTCGGCCGTCTCGTCGAGGCTTCCGGCGAGTGCCCCCGGACGCGCCACGATGAGCGCCGAACACTGCAACGGCACGCCCATCATCTTGTGTGGGTCCCAGGTG
This genomic window from Holophagales bacterium contains:
- a CDS encoding diguanylate cyclase, with protein sequence MPPKQGPEGHQPSAARGVRSRRPAVELQLATLLANLPGMAYRCRNDAGWTMEVVSEGVAALTGYPAESLVENRLLSYEELIHPADRDEVRAAVDEALAAGRPFEMTYRIRRSDGCERRVWERGRGIAGANGEVAWLEGFITDITERAQAEALLRTSEARWRALVTHSPAIIVVLQRDGTIEWMNRTPTDEPGSEVIGTCLLDYLSEGHKLRWSDALDRVWVERRTDRFDSIVVLPSGEEVCFENLVAPVLANGEVVAAICVAIDVSLRREAELRQRLGAAVFETAAEGIVITDRAGSIVSVNAGFEEITGYTAAEVLGGNPRIIASGRHDEAFYAAMWQALAADGAWAGEIWNRRKSGQVYPEWLSIRAIRDAGGELTHYVGIFSDISERKQSEERIRFLAHHDPLTELPNRLLLADRVKQAARLSERAGRKVGLVLLDLDRFKAINDRCGHAVGDHVLQAVARRLAGTLRDGDTVSRFGGDEFVLVLPGLRHPEDAGRIAGKCLESLSVPIVASGATFELGASLGIAILPDDGRGLEELLRRADTAMYLAKQSGGGCFRFFGADLNLRTFEVLSLETRLRRGIEEHELEARFAPRLTLAGHDLTGLVLQPVWRHPELGCLTAETFMPLAERRGLVAPLAAWMMESAALARDVVATWSGEPAPLVSVALPRQALEMEEIRLALVASEPARRGGIELVLPADLLVGDPAYQVQTGQFRRAGFRIAAGELGRAPVCIESLVHLSPSRLILAPERRLEVEGGRPLVSYLRAMTGLAGGLGVPLAAAAVFRSDLLSTLLAGGVAEAHGDALAPAVGLDELGEKRWVRDGDREHGRSARQLS
- a CDS encoding hydroxylamine oxidoreductase, yielding MTASSWQGRTAWVVAVGLLVGVAQVAATAPSPAGVERSRDCIACHEDGSPGIVGHWQGSAHAKAGVACFDCHQAAPGDPDAFEHHDATIAVVVTPRDCARCHDKEDVEFEGSHHAKAGNILASLDNYLAEIVEGSRVPFNPHSPTPGRDLSPSVNGLASAQSGCQQCHGAKVAIQAKDGGLLTVDDFKPGKDGAPTNLAAIARIARDANGRPLLSTGSWPNTGIGRLNLDGSLGSCAACHSRHDFSARRARQPENCGKCHLGPDHPQKEIYEESKHGVAFRDLKDSLKLDGKTWVLGKDYTAAPTCATCHMSANASGLAVTHDPGERISWTNRPPISQAMDTDAAHRVVTETDPAKRAAVVRDTAGAKRDRMKLVCTTCHAPSYVDSFYRQYDDLVVLYNEKFAKPGKAIMDELGKQGLITKKQFDERIEWDWYFLWHHEGRRARHGASMMAPDYTHWHGMYEVADRFYQSLIPEAREIAREAAEHGKTAEAAAVQAVIDAILARPEHAWSNPEPAPAAPKP